TGCATTCGCTCGAAGAACGGGCACTATCTCCATACTTACCTTTACGGGGTCTTCAAACCAATATGGACTAACTAACCTAGCTAACATCTGGCGAGTAATCATTGGCACAGTCAAGCCGAATATTGCCACCTTTAGCCCTGCAGACTCCAAGATGGCACTTGGGAGAATCATTGGTTTACACAAACTACCTTTGCACCTTAGATTAGCACTGAGAATGGGAAACTGAGCAAGCGATACTTTCGACTTAAAGCCATACTGAAGAAAATGGAACTCGCGGTTTCCTAGCGCCATTGCGTCATATCCTATTTCACTCATTCTAGCCAAAATGGGTTCACCGCCAGGTCGCCAATAGATATTACCTGAGGAAACAGCATCACCTGCGTCGAAGAGGAGGCAGTTGCCGCACGCGGCCTTCTCCGCTTTTATTCGCTCAGCCACATTCGGACGGAGCTTGCCATGAAGGTCACCTGTGTAAAGGATAGTGATATTTGGCATTTAGGCCTTTCCGGCACTCTCAAGCTCACGAAGATAGCATTCGACCGCAGAGGACCATTTACCCTGAG
This portion of the Armatimonadota bacterium genome encodes:
- a CDS encoding metallophosphatase; the encoded protein is MPNITILYTGDLHGKLRPNVAERIKAEKAACGNCLLFDAGDAVSSGNIYWRPGGEPILARMSEIGYDAMALGNREFHFLQYGFKSKVSLAQFPILSANLRCKGSLCKPMILPSAILESAGLKVAIFGLTVPMITRQMLARLVSPYWFEDPVKVSMEIVPVLRANADVVIALTHVGIKVDKEIALETQGIDLIIGGHTHIASTEPVVIGNTKILHSGWWGQYLGKAELIIERKGVEISNTLVDLSS